In Rhizobium sp. BG4, the genomic stretch GGCCTGCAGGGCATTACGGTTACGGAAGCAAAGGGCTTCGGTCGCCAGAAGGGCCACACGGAGCTTTACCGTGGCGCCGAATATGTTGTCGATTTCCTGCCGAAGGTGAAGGTCGAAGTGGTTCTCGCCGACGAGAATGCCGAAGCCGTCATCGACGCGATCCGCAAGGCCGCCCAGACCGGCCGCATCGGCGATGGCAAGATTTTCGTGTCGAATGTCGAGGAA encodes the following:
- a CDS encoding P-II family nitrogen regulator, which encodes MKKIEAIIKPFKLDEVKEALQEVGLQGITVTEAKGFGRQKGHTELYRGAEYVVDFLPKVKVEVVLADENAEAVIDAIRKAAQTGRIGDGKIFVSNVEEVIRIRTGETGIDAI